CGAGGGAAGGCAGCGCCGCGGCCATCTCGGCGGCGCCGGCCCAGCGGTCGGCCCGGTCCTTGGCCAGCGCGCGCTCCACGACGGCGGCGAGGGACTCGGGGGTGTCCGGCCGCAACGGACGGATGTCGGGGACCGGCGCGGTCTGGTGCCTGGTGAGCACCAGGTCCTCGAAGGGATCGTCGTAGGGCGGGTGGCCCGCCAGGCACTCGAAGAGCACGCAGGCCAGGGAATAGAGGTCCGACCGCGGGTCGATGCCGTCGAAGCCGGTGATCTGCTCGGGGCTCATGTAGGTGGAGGTCCCCACGGCAAAGCCGCTGCGGGTCAGCCGGTCGGAGCCCGCCGCGGCCACCGCCTTGGCGATCCCGAAGTCCACCAGCACCGCGCCTTCCGGGGAGACCACGATGTTCTCCGGCTTGACGTCGCGGTGGACAATGCCCCTGGCGTGGGCAGCGCCCAGGGCGCCGCAGAGGTCGTGGGCCAGCCGGACCGTGTCCGCGACCGGCACCCGGCGCACCCGTTCCAGGTGCTGGCGCAGCGAGGGTCCCGGCACGTACTCCATGACGTACCACAGCAGCCAGTCCCCCTCGCCGTAGTCGAGCAGCCGGGCGATCCGGGGGTGACTGAGCTGGGAGGCAAGCTCGATCTCGCGCAGGAAGCGGTCGGCGGTGATGCTGGCGGCGAGCTGCGGGTGCAGCACCTTGAGCGCCACCGGGGCGCCCCCCGGCGTGTGCGCCAGGAAGACCCGGGCCGCGCCGCCCCGGCCGACCTCGCGCTCGATACTGTAGCGCCCGGTCAGGGCCTGCCGCACCAGCGGGAGTAGATCGCGGGCCATGCCTGCTCCGCGGTGAATCCTGAGGGGGAATGGGTAAGTAGGGGGAGGTGACACGGGGCCGCAAGGGGCCCTTCCAACCCCTGACCTCCCGACGCGGTCCAACCCGCATACCCCGACCCGGAGTCTCCGCATGCGTGCCGCCTTTCCCGCCCTGTTGCTCCTGGCCCTGCCCCTCGCCGGCCAGGGGGCCAGGAGCTATGCCCTGTCCGGCGAGTCGGTGGCCGTCTACAACATCGCCGGCGTGGTCCGCGTGGAAGGGGGCCGTGGCGGGGCGGTCACGGTGGCGGTGACCCCCACCGGCGCCGATGCCGGCCGGCTCTCGGTCGAGACCGGCGACCTCCGCGGCCGCACCACCCTGCGGGTCGTCTACCCCGGGGACCGGATCGTGTACCCGGCGCTCGGTCACGGCTCCAACTCCAACTTCACCATCCGCCCCGACGGCACCTGGGGCGACGGCGACCACCGCTGGGGCCGCGGCGAAGGCCGCAAGGTCACCATCCGGGGGTCCGGCGACGGCCTCGAGGCGGCGGCCGACCTCACCGTGAGCGTGCCGGAGGGGCGCCGGGTGGCGATCTACCTCGGCGTGGGGCGCATCGAGGCCACCAACGTCAACGGTACCCTGCACCTCGACGCCATGAGCGGCGACGTCATCGCCCGTGGCACCCGGGGCAGCCTGAGCATCGACACCGGCTCGGGCGACGTGACGGTGACCGGCGCCAGCGGCTCGCTGTCCCTCGACACCGGCTCGGGCGACGTCGAGGTCTCGGACATGAGGGAAGGGGACCTCACGGTCGACACGGGGAGCGGGGAGGTACGGGCCC
The Gemmatimonadota bacterium DNA segment above includes these coding regions:
- a CDS encoding DUF4097 family beta strand repeat protein — protein: MRAAFPALLLLALPLAGQGARSYALSGESVAVYNIAGVVRVEGGRGGAVTVAVTPTGADAGRLSVETGDLRGRTTLRVVYPGDRIVYPALGHGSNSNFTIRPDGTWGDGDHRWGRGEGRKVTIRGSGDGLEAAADLTVSVPEGRRVAIYLGVGRIEATNVNGTLHLDAMSGDVIARGTRGSLSIDTGSGDVTVTGASGSLSLDTGSGDVEVSDMREGDLTVDTGSGEVRARDIAARTLAIDTGSGDIRVEGTQVPDATLEAGSGSIWISLTGTLARLHVETGSGDVTVRLPESVNATVDLETGSGDLDLALPLQLVRKSEGEIRGTLGDGRGRIEIETGSGDISLTR
- a CDS encoding serine/threonine protein kinase, whose translation is MARDLLPLVRQALTGRYSIEREVGRGGAARVFLAHTPGGAPVALKVLHPQLAASITADRFLREIELASQLSHPRIARLLDYGEGDWLLWYVMEYVPGPSLRQHLERVRRVPVADTVRLAHDLCGALGAAHARGIVHRDVKPENIVVSPEGAVLVDFGIAKAVAAAGSDRLTRSGFAVGTSTYMSPEQITGFDGIDPRSDLYSLACVLFECLAGHPPYDDPFEDLVLTRHQTAPVPDIRPLRPDTPESLAAVVERALAKDRADRWAGAAEMAAALPSLAHI